The Stenotrophomonas sp. BIO128-Bstrain region TTCGAGATCGACGGCATCAAGATGCTGCCCAGCGCGCAGGTCTCCCCGTTCGAGGATGCCCGCCGCAAGGTCGCGTTGATCGCGCCGGCCGGCAAGACCGTGCTGGATACCTGCGGCGGCCTGGGCTACTTCGCGGCGTGCTGCCTGGAAGGCGGCGTCACGCGTATCCGCTCGTTCGAGAAGAACCCGGATGTGCTGTGGCTGCGCACCCTCAATCCGTGGTCGCCGGATCCGGACGCGGAGAGCAGCGGCGGTCGGCTGGCGCTGAGCCAGGGTGACGTGTCGCAGGAGATCGAAGGGCTGGAGACTGCCTCGGTCGACGCGATCCTGCACGATCCGCCGCGCTTCGGCATCGCCGGCGAACTGTATTCACAGGTGTTCTATGACCAGCTTGCGCGCGTCATCCGCAAGGGTGGCCGGATGTTCCATTACACCGGAGCGCCGAACAAACTGACCAGCGGCCGCGATGTGCCGCGCGAGGTCGCCAAGCGGCTGGAAAAGGCAGGCTTCAAGGCCGAGCTGGCGATGGATGGGGTGCTTGCAGTCAAGCGCTGAGAAAGGGGTTGGTCAACTGCCGCGTGGCAGTTTGGCCGCCCACATGTTGTCGACCAGATTGGGGTAGCGCCGCCCGTTTTCCTCGGCGCGCTGACGTGCCGCATCCTTCTGCGCCTCGGAGAGCGGCTGCGACTTCTTCTTCCCGTTGGGACTGGGCTTCTTCCAGGGCGGTGTCTGGGACTGGCGCATGGACGGTCTCGTGTGGAGTAGCGCTGCATTAACGCTAGGCAGGTGCAGCGTACAAGAACGCCCGACACGTGATCTCAACGTGCCGGGCGCGGACTACGAAGAACGACCTGCGACTTACTTCTTCAAGAAGTCCAGGAGCGCCTTGTTGAACGCATCGGCATGGCTGGCATTGCAGCCGTGCGGGGCGTCCTTCAGCACCACCACCTCACTACCCGCGATGGCCGCATGGGTGCGCTTGCCCGAGCCTTCGAACGGCACCGTGCCGTCGCTGTCACCATGCAGCACCAGGGTCGGCACCGTGACCTTCTTCAGGTCGCCGCGGAAATCGGTCGTGCCGAAGGCCTTCATGCAACCCAGCGCCGCGGTCTGGTCGGACTGCTGGCAGAGCGTGATGGCGGCCTGGCGCTCTTCCTCGCTGACCTTGAGCTCGCCGTTGGCGCTGAAGAAATCCTTGGTGAAGCCATCGAAGAACGTGTCACGGTCCTTCTCCAGGCCTTCGCGCATTTCATCGGCCTTTTCCTGGGTCAGTGGACCCTCGGGGTTGTCGCTGGTCTTGAGCATGTACGGCGGCACCGCCGAGGCGAACACCACGCTGTGCAGGCGCGATTCACCGTGCTTGGCGACATAGCGCGCCACTTCACCACCGCCCATCGAGAAGCCGACCAGGGTGGCGTCCTTCAGATCGAGATCCTCGAGCACACCGGCCAGATCATCGGCGAGCGTATCGTACTCGTAGCCATCGGCCGGCTTGTCCGAGCGCCCGAAGCCGCGGCGGTCGTAGGCCACCACGCGGTAGCCCGCATCGCGCAGCGCGGGAACCTGGGCCTTCCACGATTCGGCCGACAGCGGCCAGCCATGGATCAGGACCACCGGACGGCCGGTACCACCGGAATCTTCAACGTGCAGGCGAACGCGGGAAGCAGCCATGGGAACTCCTTGGAGCGATGGGGAAGGAAGGTTCGATCCTAGGCAGAGGGGGTTGGGTGAGCCGTGAAAGAAAGCGGCCGGGCGCTGACGTGGCGTGCACAGGGCTGACTGATACCGGCCGGGGCATTCAGCGGTGACAGGGAGGAATCGGCCCACGATCTCAGGATCTGCGACACCTCAGGACGATAGTTGCGATGGGGCATCGTCGAAAGTGGGAGCCGGTACATGGATTGTCGTGAGATCACGCCGGAGGCTGCCACCGGCACGCCTGCCGGGCTGCCCTGCCCTGCCGAGGGCGCTTGCTGCGGGCTGGCTGTCACCCTGCTGCTGCATGGCCTGGGTGGGCACCCTGAATCCCGCGGGGCATTGAGCGCTGCGCTACAGCGGATCCCGTCGACTGTGCATTGTGCCGCCTGTGCGCGGTTGCTCGGAGGCGACGTCGTCAAGACATTGTCGTTACCTGGGCGTTGAGGTAGCCGATCCTCCCTGGACCCAAGACTTGATCGGATGGCGCTGCCTTGGACAGCACCATCCATCCATTGCCTATTATTACT contains the following coding sequences:
- a CDS encoding MnmC family methyltransferase; this translates as MPHGVCAAALDPVPHYTGPLLTRPLAESLTRARDAGTGEWTGSLDLGRSTGTATLAADHWQWKGETYAYPGKTKDRTLYYWDGEEFLAISRFGSALIKLVPTDWDAPTFEIDGIKMLPSAQVSPFEDARRKVALIAPAGKTVLDTCGGLGYFAACCLEGGVTRIRSFEKNPDVLWLRTLNPWSPDPDAESSGGRLALSQGDVSQEIEGLETASVDAILHDPPRFGIAGELYSQVFYDQLARVIRKGGRMFHYTGAPNKLTSGRDVPREVAKRLEKAGFKAELAMDGVLAVKR
- a CDS encoding alpha/beta hydrolase, with translation MAASRVRLHVEDSGGTGRPVVLIHGWPLSAESWKAQVPALRDAGYRVVAYDRRGFGRSDKPADGYEYDTLADDLAGVLEDLDLKDATLVGFSMGGGEVARYVAKHGESRLHSVVFASAVPPYMLKTSDNPEGPLTQEKADEMREGLEKDRDTFFDGFTKDFFSANGELKVSEEERQAAITLCQQSDQTAALGCMKAFGTTDFRGDLKKVTVPTLVLHGDSDGTVPFEGSGKRTHAAIAGSEVVVLKDAPHGCNASHADAFNKALLDFLKK